The DNA sequence TTGCGCCTGCAGGCCCGCCGCATGGATTCGCCGCAGGGGCGCGAGGCGCTGAACGAAGCCGTCCGCCGCGTCGGTTCGATCGCGATCGTGCACGAGACGCTGTCTCAGAACCTGGACGAGCGGGTCGAGTTCGACGAGATCGCCGACCGCGTGATCGCGATGGTCTCCGAGATCTCCCCGGGCAAGGTCGACTGCCGGCGCACCGGCCGCTTCGGGATCCTGGACGCGGAGGTCGCCACCCCGCTGTCGATGGTGCTGACGGAGATCCTCCAGAACGCCCTGGAGCACGCCTTCACCCAGGGCGAGGGCGGCACCGTGGAGGTGTCCGCGGCCCGCTCCGGCACCGGCCGCGCCGATGCCCGGCTGCTGATCTCGGTGGTCGACGACGGCTGCGGCCTGCCCGAGGGGTTCGACCCGCAGCGGGCCGGCAACCTCGGGCTGCAGATCGTACGGACCCTGGTGGAGGGCGAACTCGGCGGCACCTTCGACATGGTGGCGTCCGAGCCGCGCGGCACCAAGGTCGTCCTCGACATACCGGCCAGCCCGCAGAAGTAGCGCACCCGCCGGTCACTCAGGGTGACGGTGTGGGCTATACGCCGGGGCCGGACAGCACTGAACCCCGTACCGAATGGTTTTCGGTACGGGGTTCGAGAGCACGTTGCTGAGCGCTTATATGGGTACTACGCGCTGCGGCTCGAGGCTCGAAAGTCGATGTCAGGCGGTTGCGTTGCGCGCCCGATTGCGAGCGGCGCGGCGCTTCATCGCGCGGCGCTCGTCCTCGCTGAGACCGCCCCAGACACCGGAGTCCTGACCGGACTCGAGCGCCCACTGCAGGCACTGCTCCATGACGGGGCAACGGCGGCAGACGGCCTTGGCTTCCTCGATCTGCAGCAGCGCAGGACCGGTGTTGCCGATGGGGAAGAAGAGTTCCGGGTCTTCCTCGCGGCAAACGGCGTTGTGACGCCAGTCCATGGCTGCTCCATCTCCTTGTATTGCGGGCAGGTTGCTTGTGAATGTGAACGCTTTCACGAATCCCTTCGTGAGGGAAGGGAGACCGCCCAGTTTGGGGAAAAACTCGCCCTGGGCTGCCGGAGATTCGTGGAGGGGTTCTGGCGGTCTGTGTGGGTGCCGGGTTCTGCGGGCTGTCCCGATCGCCATGTAGAGATTCGCAAACCTCGGACGGGGATACAACCCCTTCCGGAAAGTTTTTTTTGATTCGTCGGTGTCTACTAGGTCACAGCCCTACTTCCTAGGGGTGGACCGGCGTGTAAACGTTCGAGTGAAAGGCCTTTCGGCCCTTCCGCTCACACAATCACACGCAGTGCACGGCGTACGCCTGTGAACCGAACGCTGGTGCGCAGACCGAGGTGGTCTCCGTCCATCTGGAACGGAAGCGGCGCCTTCGAATGCAAGGTGAAGTCGGTCAGATCATGCAGAGACACCGCATGCTTGCCGTGCGGACCGCGCTCAGGAGTCGAGGTCAGGAGCTGTGTCGCGTAGCGGGCGACCGCCGGAGTTGACAAACGGTCCAGTGCCAGGACGTCAAGCGCGGTGTCGAAGGACGCCTCCGGTGAGGCGTAAAGCGGCCGGTTGCCCAGGTATGTCCAGGGTGACGTGTTGCACACTATCGACAGCACCAGATCCGTCACCGGATCCGCGCCGGGCCGCTCCAGCGTCACCGTGCCGTGCCGGCGGTTGGGCTCTTCCCAGAACTGGCGCATCAGCTGTCGCACGTACAGGGCATGGGTCGAACGCTTGCCCCGTTCCCGCTGCTGTTCGACGCGGCCCACCACGCCCGCGTCGAAGCCGAAGCCCGCGCAGAAGGTGAACCAGCGCGCCGGAACGGACTCGTCCTCCGTGCCCGGGGTGCCGGCCGCGAGCCCCAGGCCGACCGTCCGCTCGCGCCGCTCCCGCAGGGCGTCCAGCAGGGCGCCGGTCGCCTCGACCGCGTCGTTGGGCAGGCCGAGCGCGCGGGCGAAGACATTGGTGGAGCCGCCGGGGACCACCGCGAGCCCGGGCAGCCGGTCCGGATCGGGTCCCTCGTGCAGCAGTCCGTTGACCACTTCGTTGACGGTGCCGTCGCCGCCCAGGGCCACCACCAGGTCCACGCCGGTCTCGGCCGCCCTGCGGCCCAGGTCCCGGGCGTGGCCGCGGTACTCGGTGGTGACCGCCTCCAGCTTCATCTCGCTGGCGAGCGCGTGGGTCAGGACGTCGCGCGTGCGCGCACTGGTCGTCGTCGCTGCTGGGTTGGCCACGAGGAGTGCACGCATGGGCGTCAGCCTACCGACCCCTTCCGGCGCCGCCCATACTGGCCGTCCCCTCCGGGTGCGGGAGGGGCGCGGCTACCCTGCTGGGGTGAGTACGAAGCCCACCCCCACCGAGTCCGCCGTCCCCGCCCCGCGACCCCGCAGGCTGACCGCGGCCGCCGCGCTCACCGCGCTGGAGGGGCTGGCCCTGGCCGGGCCCGGCGTCGCCGACCTGTACATGGGCATCGCCGGGGGCGCCGACCCCGTGCAGGCCCTGACCGGTGGGATCACCCTGCTCGTCCTGGCCGCGCTGCCGCTGGTCGCGGCGCGCGGGCTGCTCCTGGGCCGCCGCTGGAGCCGCGGCCCGGCGCTGATCACCCAGCTGATGTCGCTGCCGGTCGCCTGGATGCTGTGGACCGCGGAAGGGGCGATGAGGGTCGCCGCCGTGGCGCTGGCCCTGGCCGCGGTGGCCGTCACGGGTCTCCTGGTCAACCCGAAGGCGACCGAAGCGCTGGGCATCGGGCCCGCGGAGCAGGCCCGATAACCCGTACGACCGGCGCTTCTACTCCTCGACCAGGAGCTTCTCGCGGAGCTGGGCCAGGGTGCGGGCCAGCAGCCGGGAGACGTGCATCTGGGAGATGCCGACCTCCTGGGCGATCTGCGACTGGGTCATGTTGCCGAAGAACCGCAGCAGCAGGATCCGCTTCTCCCTCGGCGGCAGTCCTTCGAGCAGCGGCTTGAGCGACTCGCGGTACTCGACGCCCTCCAGGGCCTCGTCCTCCGAGCCCAGGGTGTCCGCGACCGCCGGCGACTCGTCGTCGGTGTCCGGGACGTCCAGCGAGAGCGTGCTGTAGGCGTTGGCCGATTCCAGCCCCTCCAGCACCTCCTCCTCGGAGATCCCCAGCCGTTCGGCCAGTTCGTGCACCGTGGGGGAGCGGCCGTGCTGCTGGGACAGTTCCGCGGTCGCCGTGGTCAGCGAGAGCCGCAGCTCCTGCAGGCGCCTGGGGACCCGTACCGCCCAGCCCTTGTCGCGGAAGTGGCGCTTGATCTCGCCGACCACCGTGGGCGTGGCGTACGTGGAGAACTCGACCCCGCGGTCCGGGTCGAAGCGGTCCACCGACTTGATCAGACCGATGGTGGCGACCTGGGTCAGGTCGTCCAGCGGCTCGCCGCGGTTGCGGAAGCGCCGGGCCAGGTGCTCGACCAGCGGCAGGTGCATCCGTACGAGCCGGTTGCGCAGCTCGGCCTTCTCCGGCGAGCCGTCGGGCAGCTCCCGGAGCTCGATGAACAGGGCCCGCGCGCCGCTGCGGTCACGCGGATCCGGCAGGGGTGCCGGGGCCGTGAACACCGGGGCCCGAAGGGCCTCGGTGGTGTCCGCCTCCGGTGGTGCGTCCGCGGCCGGGGCCGCCGGCGGGGCCGTGGCAGCGGCCCCCGGTGGCTGGACCGGCAGTGTTTGGTCGTGCTGGTTCTCGCTCACAGGGCCCGCCCGTCGCTCCGCCGAGTCCAAAAAGCCGTTTTCCGCATCCGTGTCAGCCGGGTGCGGCCGGGCGTGCTGCTGCTCCGGAATGCCGCCGTCGACCTCGTGTCCTACCCGGGGCCGATCCCCGCCCCGCACCGGGACCTCCCCGCCGCTCACGCCGGGCCTGGTCCCGCGCCGCGCTGTTTGTAGAGGCTGATGCTCACCGTCTTGTTCTCCTCGACCGTGGCCTCGACCTTCCCGGCGAGCGCCGAGAGGACCGTCCACGCGAACGTGTCGCGCTCCGGCGCCCGGCCGTCGGTGGTCGGGGCGGAGACGGTCACCTCCAGCGAATCGTCGACCAACCGGAAGACGCAGCTGAGGACGGAGCCGGGCACGGCCTGCTGGAGCAGGATCGCGCAGGCCTCGTCCACCGCGATGCGGAGGTCCTCGATCTCGTCGAGGGTGAAGTCCAAACGTGCCGCGAGGCCGGCCGTGGCCGTCCGCAGCACAGACAGGTAGGCACCCGCAGCGGGCAGCCGGACTTCCACGAAGTCCTGGGTCCCGGGCTCGCCTGCGATCTGGGACACCCTCACCTCCAAGGTGGTACGAGCTCTGTTCGCCGGTGACGCTATCGCGATCCGGGCGATCGTGTCGCGGCACCCCTGTCGGAGGGTGCAGAGCCCCGTCGAACATAGCTGGCCCGAGGGCCGTGCCTGCGACCAGTGACTGATGGTAAGCCCATGGGGACGCACAGTGGCTAGGGGTCTGCGGGTCCAAATCAGGGGAACCGGCGGAGGGTTGACCTACCCCGCTTCAGACGATCGAACCGTCGACAAAGCACCATCGCCAGGTCTCACCCGGTTCGAAGCTGCGCATCACCGGATGTCCGGTCTCCCGGTGGTGCGCCGTGGCGTGCCGGTGGGGCGAGGAATCGCAGCAGCCGACGTGCCCGCACCCCAGGCACAAGCGGAGCTGCACGGGATGGCTGCCGAGCGCAAGACATTCGGGGCAGGTCTGGGCAAGCGGGACCGGCTCGGGGCGCGGCAGTTCGGGAACGTGGGTGCACTCGCTCATGATGGCCAGCGTACTGAGGTGCGGGCGCCCGGGATGACATGACTCAAGCGAGGGTGATCTTCGATGGAGGTATTGCCGCTGGTGGCGCTGGTCGCCGGCTGTGCGGTCGTCGCGGGCCTGGCCCGTCGCACCCCGGTGCCCGCACCCCTGCTGCTGGTCGCCGCCGGACTGGCCGCGGCCTACGTTCCGGGGGTGCCCGAGTACGGCCTGGACCCGCACATCGTGCTGCCCCTGCTGCTCCCGCCGCTGCTCTACACGGCCGCGGTGGACAGCTCGTACCTGGACCTGCGGGCGAACCTGCGGCCCGTGGCGCTGCTCTCGGTGGGGTACGTGCTCTTCGCGACCGTCGCCGTCGGGTACGCGGCGTACCTGCTGGTGCCGGGGCTCTCGCTGCCGGTGGCGCTGGTGCTGGGGGCGGTCATCGCCCCGCCCGACGCGGTCGCGGCGACGGCCATCGCCCGCAAGCTCGGGCTGCCGAACCGGATCACGACCATCCTCCAGGGTGAGTCCCTGGTCAACGACGCCACCGCGATCACCGCGTTCAAGGTCGCGCTGGCGGCGGCGGTCGGGGCGAGCGCCGGCTGGATGGACGGGATCCAGGAGTTCCTGCTGGCCTCGGTGGGCGGGGTCGCGGTCGGCCTGCTGCTGATGGTCCCGATCCACGTCCTGCGCAAGAAGATGCGCGAACCGCTCCTGCAGAACACCCTGTCGCTGCTGATCCCCTTCGTGGCCTACGCGGCAGCCGAGCGGGTGCACGCGTCGGGGGTGCTGGCGGTCGTGGTGGTCGCGCTGTACCTCGGGCACCGCAACTGGCAGGTCGACTTCGCGACCCGGCTCCAGGAGGAGGCGGTCTGGAAGATGGTCGCCTTCATCCTCGAATCGGTGGTCTTCGCGCTGATCGGGCTCCAGCTGCCGGTGGTGCTGAAGGGGCTGGGAGAGTACGAGGGCGCGGCCGCGGCCAGCTACGCGGTGGTCGTGTTCCTCGTCGTGGTGGCGGCCCGCTTCGCGTGGGTCTTCCCGGCGACGTTCCTGCCGAGGCTCTCGCAGCGGGTCCGGGCGCGCGAGCCGGAGACGACGTGGAAGGCCCCGGTCGTCGTGGGGTGGGCCGGCATGCGGGGCGTGGTCTCGCTGGCGATCGCCTTCTCCGTGCCGGTCGGCGTCCCGCACCGGAACCTGATCCTCTTCCTGACCTTCACCACCGTGATCGGCACGCTGGTGGTCCAGGGCCTGACCCTGCCGCCGCTGATCCGGCTGCTGAAGCTGCCGCCCAAGGACACCCACGCCGAGACCCTGGCGGAGGCCCAGGCCCAGAGCGAGGCCTCGCGGGCGGCGGAGGACCGCCTGACGGAACTCCTCGCCTCCCCCTCGAACGCCCTCCCGCCCCCGCTGGCGGACCGGCTGCGCACGGTGCTGGAGCGGCGGCGCAACGCCGTGTGGGAGCGGCTGGGGGAGGTCAACGCGGTGACGGGGGAGTCCGCCGACGACGTCTACCGCCGCCTGGCGGGGGAGATGATCGCGGCGGAACGCGAGGTCTTCGTCTCCCTGCGCGACGCCCGCCGCATCGACGACGAAATGCTCCGGGCCCTGCTGCGCCGCCTGGACCTGGAGGAGGCGGCGGCGTACCGGGAGGAAGCGGGCTGAGGGCGGGCGGCGCGGGCTCCGGGAGCCCGCGCCGCCCGGCTCCCGGGTCTACGGGCGGCCCGTGACGACCGCCGCCAGGGTGGTGCCCCGGGGGAAGGCGCCCTCGCGGGTCAGGGCGAGCAGGGCCCAGAGGAGCTTCGCCACGTAGATCCGCTCCACCGGCAGGCCGTGGCGGGACTCGAAGTCCGCCGCGAACCGCTCCAGCTCGGCGGGGACGCGGGCGTACCCGCCGTGGGCGTAGCCCTCGGCCAGCGACCAGTCGCCCGCGGGACCGCCGAACGCGGCCGTCTGGAGGGAACGTATCTCCGCCTCCAGGAAGCCGCCCCCGACCACCGGGACCCCCAGCGCCCGCTGCCCCGCGCCGAGCCCCGCCGCCAGTCCGGCCAGGGTGCCCCCGGTCCCGCAGGCCACGGCGGCCACGTCACAGGCACCGCTCAGCTCGCGGCCCAGCTCGGCGCAGCCGTGCAGCGCGAGTGCGTTGCTGCCGCCCTCGGGGATCACGTAGGCCCCCTGCGCGCCCGCCGGCGCGGGCAGCCCGGCCTTGTCCCGGTAGGCCGCCCGGGTGACGAAGTGCAGCCGCATGCCGTCCGCCGCGCACCGGGCCAGCGAGTCGTTCAGCGGCCGCCCCGCGAGCTCGTCCCCCCGTACGATCCCCACGGTCGCCAGCCCCAGCAGCCGGCCGGCCGCGGCGGTGGCCCGGAGGTGGTTGGAGTAGGCCCCGCCGAAGGTCACGAGCTCCGGGTAACCGCCCGCGACGGCGGCCCGCAGGTTCGGCGCGAGCTTGCGCCACTTGTTGCCGGGCAGCTCCGGATGCACCAGATCGTCCCGCTTGAGCAGCAGCCGCACCCCGTGGGCGGCGAACCGCTCGTCGCGGACCTCCCGCAACGGCGAGGCCGGCCGGGGCCGCAGGACCAGTTCGGGGTCGGGGGCGGGGCCGGGGTCGGGGTCGGGGTCGGGGGCGAATGAACGTTCCACCCGCCCATTGTGTGCCGCACCCGCCCGTTCCGTCGCACGTCAGAGCGGGTCTGCCCCGGGCGGCCGTACCGGCGGCTACTTGAGGCGTTCCGTGATGCGGTCGCGCATCGAGGCCATCGTGAAGCCCTTCGGGTCGATCTTGCCCGGGCGCCATTCGAGGTGGCCGACGACCGAGCGGGCGGACCAGCCGTGGGCACGGCACAGGGCGGCCGACGCGCGGGCCATGGCGTCGAGTTGCGGGGCCGGCCAGGGGTCCTCGCCGTCGCCGAGGTTCTCGCACTCGAAGCCGTAGAAGTGGCGGTTGCCGTCGGTGTTCGCGTGCTGGTCGGGCGGGAGGCGCTTCTCGGCGATCACCGCCGCCAGGACGTCGGAGTCGCCCGCGCCCGCGTGGTTGGCGCGGCCGTGGCCGACCAGGTGCACCCGGCCGTCCTTGGTGATCACGCCGTGGCAGAGCGGGCCGGGGAGGTCCGGGTGGCCGTCGTGGCAGAGCCGGACGGTGTACGCGGTCCCGTGCGTGACGGTGTGGTGGAGCATCACTCCGTGCACCGGGCCCCAGGGGCCCTTGTGGTTGCGGTTGTGGGTGCGCCAGTCGCCGACTTCGACGACCGTCAGACCCTCGGCCCGCAGGGCGCTCAGGAACCGGTCCGCGGACAGGGGTGCGGACATGACCGCCTCCTTGGCTGTGAGTAGTCGAATGATTACTCAACGTTTAGTGGAGGCGGTCGTTCCGTCGCAAGGGCGCGCACCCGGCGCACGGCTCACGCGGAGGCGAGCCACAGGTCGGGGCCGAAGACCTCGTAGTGGATGTGCGCGGGGGCCACGCCCTTGGCGATGAGCTGCTCGCGGGCCGCCCGCATGAAGGGGAGGGGGCCGCAGAGGTAGGCCTTCGTGCCCGGGGCGACCGGGACGGCGGTGAGGTCGAGCAGGCCCTCGTGGTCGCCGGGCTCGGCGTCGGCTTCGTACCAGAAGTGCGCGGAGGCGTCGGGGAGCTTGTGGGCCAGGGCGCGGTGGTCGGCGCGCAGGGCGTGGTCGGCGGGGGAGCGGTCGGCGTGCAGGACGGTGACCGGGGCCGTGTGGGCGGTGTCGGCGAGGTGTTCCAGCATGGAGAGCATCGGGGTGCAGCCGATGCCGGCCGAGGCCAGGATCACGGGCGCGTCGGAGTCCTGGAGGGCGAGGTCGCCGTAGGGGGCCGAGACGCGCAGGGTGTCGCCGGCGGCGACCTCGGTGTGCAGGTGGTGGGAGACCTCGCCGTCGGGGCCGGTGGCGGCCGGGCCGTGGACGCGCTTGACGGTGATCGAGCGGACGGGGGAGCCGGGGGCGCTGGAGAGGCTGTACTGGCGGATCTGGCGGGCGCCGTCGGGGAGTTCGACCTGGACGGAGACGTACTGTCCGGGCTTGAAGCCGGGTGCGGGGGAACCGTCGGCCGGGGTCAGGTGGAAGGTGGTGCAGTCCGCGGTCTCCTCGACGCGGGCGGCGACCGTCCAGGTGCGCCAGACGTCTCCGGCGAGGACCTGCTGCTCGGCGTAGAGGCGTTCCTCGATGGTGATGAGGGCGTTGGCCATGAGCCAGTAGACCTCGTCCCAGGCCTCGGCCACCTCGGGGGTGACGGCCTCGCCGAGGATCTCCACGATCGCTTCGAAGAGGTGCTTGTGGACGACGGGGTACTGCTCGCGGGTGACGCCGAGGGAGGCGTGCTTGTGGGCGATGCGGCCCAGCATCACGTCGGGCCGGGTGTCGGGGTGGGCGACGAGGTGGGTCGCGAAGGCGGCTATGGAGCCGGCGAGGGCCTGCTTCTGGAGACCGGCGTTCTGGTTGCCGCGGTTGAAGAGGTCGCGGATCAGTTCGGGGTGGGCCGCGAAGAGCTTCCCGTAGAAGAGCTCCGTGATGTCGCCGATGGCCGCGCCGACGGCGGGCAGGGTGGCTCGTACGGTCGCGGTCGACTTCTCGGAAAGCATCGGTGACTCCTCGGGTCGGGGCGGATCGTGTAAGTGGAATATGAGATGCGTATTCAAGGAGAGGGGTTGCGGGTGTCCACTGCGGGGTGGACTTGTGTTCGAAGGGATGGTGAAGGTCAGGCTATGTGGGCCCGGTGGCGGCGCGAACCGGCCATCCGGCCTTCGTCGTCAGGGTCTTCCGGCCCCTGGCGATCCGCCCGAAATGCCCAGCAGGAGGGGACCGGTCGGGGCCGCGACCAGGTCGTTCACCGTCAGCGGGTCCAGGGAGGCGAAGAAGGCCTCCTGGGCCCGGCGCAACGCCCCGCGCAGTACGCAGGCACCGCGCAGCGGGCACGGGACGGTGCCGTCGCAGTCGACGACGTCGCCGGCGCCCTCCAGCTCGCGGACCACCCCGCCCACCGAGGCGGCGCGCCCGGCGGCGGTCAGGGTGAGGCCGCCGCCGCGTCCGCGGCGGGCTTCGACCAGGCCGAGATGCTGCAGCTTGGCGACCACTTTCGCGGTGTGGGTGTACGGGACCTCCATGGTCGCCGCCACGTCGCGCGTGGTCGGGAGGTCCGCCTCCGCGACGGCCAGGCGCATCAGGACGCGCAGGGCGAGGTCGGTGAATCGGGTCAGCCGCATGGGTCCAGCGTAGAAAACTTGCATCCTGCGTGCAAATTAAACGACGGTCATCGCGCGGGATGGCTGAAACGGGTGGGATCCGAGTGTCTCGTGGGGCGGGAGTTGAGCTCAAGAGAGTGCCCAGCCACGAACGGAGTAGTCCCACCCTTTTGTGTAATGGTCCCACCACGGTCCGTACTGAAAGGCTCCGATCGCAGATTCATGGAGTGATCGAAGGGGAAATTCATGTCGGTCCAGGCAGGTTCCGAATCCGAGGCCCAGGCACCGCAGCGCAGTCTGGGAACATCGGCCGCGCGGAACTTGGCAACCACGACCAAGTCCGCGCCCCAGATGCAGGAGATCACCTCGCGGTGGCTCCTGAAGATGCTCCCCTGGGTGTCCGTCCAGGGCGGCACGTACCGGGTCAACCGGCGGCTGAGCTACTCGGTCGGCAACGGCATCGTGGAGTTCATCAAGACCGGCACGCAGGTGCAGGTGATTCCGGCGGAGCTGGGGGAGCTCCCCGTGCTGCGCGACTACGACGACCCTGACGCGCTTGCCGAACTCGCCGCGCGCTGCCACCAGATCGACTTCGAACCGGGCCAGGAGCTCACCTCCTTCGGCAGCCCCGCCGACAAGGTGTTCCTGCTCGCCCACGGGCGCATCGACCAGATCGGCCCCGGCCCCTACGGTGACGACGCCGTCCTGCAGACCGTCGCCGACGGGGCCTTCTTCGGTGAGGACTCCCTCGTCGACGAGGAGGCCATCTGGGAGTACACCGCCCGCGCCGCCACCGCCGGCACCGCGCTCGTCCTCTCCCGCCAGGACTTCCAGATCCTCGCCGACCGGGTCGACTCGCTGCGGGCGCACGTGGACTCCGTACGGTCCCTGCCGGAGCAGCGCACCAACAAGTACGGCGAGGCCGCGATCGACCTTTCCGCCGGCCACCAGGGCGAGGCCGTGCTGCCGGGCACCTTCGTGGACTACGAGGCCCGGCCGCGCGAGTACGAACTCTCCATTGCCCAAACGGTTCTGCGCGTGCACACCCGCGTCGCCGACCTCTACAACCAGCCGATGAACCAGACCGAGCAGCAGCTGCGGCTCACGGTCGAGGCGCTGCGCGAGCGCCAGGAGCACGAGATGCTCAACAACCGCGACTTCGGCCTCCTGCACAATGCCGACTACGACCAGCGCATCCAGTCCCACGACGGCGCGCCCAGCCCCGACGACATGGACCAGCTGCTCAGCATGCGGCGCGGCTCCAAGTTCTTCCTGGCCCACCCCAAGGCCATCGCCGCCTTCGGGCGCGAGTGCAACAAGCGCGGGCTGTACCCGGAGTCGGTGGAGATCGGCGGGCACCGGGTGCCGGCCTGGCGCGGGGTCCCGATGTTCCCGTCCAACAAGATCCCGATCAGCGACGCCCGTACGACCTCCATCCTCTGCATGCGCACCGGCGAGGACGAGTCGGGCGTGATCGGCCTGCACCAACCCGGGATCCCGGACGAGATCGAGCCGAGCACCTCGGTGCGGTTCATGGGGATCAGCGAGCAGGCGATCATCTCGTACCTGGTCACCACCTACTTCTCCGCGGCGGTACTGGTACCGGACGCGCTCGGTGTCCTGGAGAACGTCGAGATCGCCCGCTGGAGCTGACCCGGCCGACGCGGGAGCGAGGGCCACGGAGCAGGACGGGACAGGACGGGACAGGACGGGACGGGACGGGACGGAGCGCACACGCCATGTCGACCACTGAGGCGATCACCACCAGCGAGGGGCAGGAAGCCGCCGTCCTGCTGGAGCGGACGAGAGAAACGGTCAACCCGGAACTGCGCCGGACCGTGGAGAGCCTGCCCGGTTCGATGCGGCGGGTCGCGATGTACCACTTCGGCTGGGAGCACGAGGACGGCACCCCGGCGGCGGGCAGCGCCGGCAAGGCCATCCGGCCCGCCCTGGTGCTGGCCGCCGCGCAGGCCGTGCGCGGCGACGCGGGGGCCGGGGAGGCCGGGGAGGCCGTACGGCCGGCCGTGGCCGTGGAGCTGGCGCACAATTTCACGCTGCTGCACGACGACGTCATCGACAAGGACGTGCGCAGGCGCGGCAGGCCGACGGCCTGGACGGTCTTCGGCACCTCGGACGCGATCATCACGGGCGATGCCATGATGGCGCTCGCGCTGCGGCTGCTCGCCGAGGACCCGCATCCGGCCTCGGCGGCCGCCTCGGCGAGGCTCGCCGCCTGCATCGTCGAGCTGTGCGCGGGCCAGCAGGCGGACTGCGCCTTCGAGCAGCGCCGCAGCGTCTCCCTCGACGAGTGCCTGACCATGGCCACGGCCAAGACCGGCGCCCTGCTGGGCTGCTCGTGCGCGCTCGGCGCGCTGTACGCGGGGGCCGGCCCGGACGAGGTCGACGCCATGGACGCCTTCGGCCGGGAGGCCGGGCTGGCGTTCCAGCTCATCGACGACCTGATCGGCATCTGGGGGGACCCCGGCCACACCGGAAAGCCCGCCGGAGCCGATCTGCTGGCCCGCAAGAAGTCCCTCCCGGTCGTGGCCGCCCTCACCTCGGGCACCACGGCGGGGGAGGAGCTGGCCGCGCTGTACGCGGGCCCCATGACCGGGGACGACGTGGGCAGGGCGGCCGCGGCGGTGGAGCGGGCCGGGGGGCGGGACTGGGCGCAGGCCCACGCGGCCGACCGGATGGGGCGGGCGGTGCAGCAGCTGTCGCGGGCCGTGCCGGACCTCGGGGCGGCGGGCGGACTGCTGGCGCTGGCGGAGTTCGTGACGCGGCGTACGAAGTGACGACGACGTGACCACGGCGTGACCGCGACCACGTAGGGGCGAGGGGGGACCTCTGGAGGCCTGTTCCGGCACCGCACGGTGCCGGAACGGGCCTTTCTGCGTGGGTGGGTCAACCCTAGGATCACTCACGGTTGTTGACGCGTGAATGACGTGA is a window from the Streptomyces sp. NBC_01244 genome containing:
- a CDS encoding globin domain-containing protein — encoded protein: MLSEKSTATVRATLPAVGAAIGDITELFYGKLFAAHPELIRDLFNRGNQNAGLQKQALAGSIAAFATHLVAHPDTRPDVMLGRIAHKHASLGVTREQYPVVHKHLFEAIVEILGEAVTPEVAEAWDEVYWLMANALITIEERLYAEQQVLAGDVWRTWTVAARVEETADCTTFHLTPADGSPAPGFKPGQYVSVQVELPDGARQIRQYSLSSAPGSPVRSITVKRVHGPAATGPDGEVSHHLHTEVAAGDTLRVSAPYGDLALQDSDAPVILASAGIGCTPMLSMLEHLADTAHTAPVTVLHADRSPADHALRADHRALAHKLPDASAHFWYEADAEPGDHEGLLDLTAVPVAPGTKAYLCGPLPFMRAAREQLIAKGVAPAHIHYEVFGPDLWLASA
- a CDS encoding diacylglycerol/lipid kinase family protein, giving the protein MRALLVANPAATTTSARTRDVLTHALASEMKLEAVTTEYRGHARDLGRRAAETGVDLVVALGGDGTVNEVVNGLLHEGPDPDRLPGLAVVPGGSTNVFARALGLPNDAVEATGALLDALRERRERTVGLGLAAGTPGTEDESVPARWFTFCAGFGFDAGVVGRVEQQRERGKRSTHALYVRQLMRQFWEEPNRRHGTVTLERPGADPVTDLVLSIVCNTSPWTYLGNRPLYASPEASFDTALDVLALDRLSTPAVARYATQLLTSTPERGPHGKHAVSLHDLTDFTLHSKAPLPFQMDGDHLGLRTSVRFTGVRRALRVIV
- a CDS encoding 1-aminocyclopropane-1-carboxylate deaminase/D-cysteine desulfhydrase, yielding MVLRPRPASPLREVRDERFAAHGVRLLLKRDDLVHPELPGNKWRKLAPNLRAAVAGGYPELVTFGGAYSNHLRATAAAGRLLGLATVGIVRGDELAGRPLNDSLARCAADGMRLHFVTRAAYRDKAGLPAPAGAQGAYVIPEGGSNALALHGCAELGRELSGACDVAAVACGTGGTLAGLAAGLGAGQRALGVPVVGGGFLEAEIRSLQTAAFGGPAGDWSLAEGYAHGGYARVPAELERFAADFESRHGLPVERIYVAKLLWALLALTREGAFPRGTTLAAVVTGRP
- a CDS encoding Na+/H+ antiporter, with protein sequence MEVLPLVALVAGCAVVAGLARRTPVPAPLLLVAAGLAAAYVPGVPEYGLDPHIVLPLLLPPLLYTAAVDSSYLDLRANLRPVALLSVGYVLFATVAVGYAAYLLVPGLSLPVALVLGAVIAPPDAVAATAIARKLGLPNRITTILQGESLVNDATAITAFKVALAAAVGASAGWMDGIQEFLLASVGGVAVGLLLMVPIHVLRKKMREPLLQNTLSLLIPFVAYAAAERVHASGVLAVVVVALYLGHRNWQVDFATRLQEEAVWKMVAFILESVVFALIGLQLPVVLKGLGEYEGAAAASYAVVVFLVVVAARFAWVFPATFLPRLSQRVRAREPETTWKAPVVVGWAGMRGVVSLAIAFSVPVGVPHRNLILFLTFTTVIGTLVVQGLTLPPLIRLLKLPPKDTHAETLAEAQAQSEASRAAEDRLTELLASPSNALPPPLADRLRTVLERRRNAVWERLGEVNAVTGESADDVYRRLAGEMIAAEREVFVSLRDARRIDDEMLRALLRRLDLEEAAAYREEAG
- a CDS encoding RrF2 family transcriptional regulator, whose translation is MRLTRFTDLALRVLMRLAVAEADLPTTRDVAATMEVPYTHTAKVVAKLQHLGLVEARRGRGGGLTLTAAGRAASVGGVVRELEGAGDVVDCDGTVPCPLRGACVLRGALRRAQEAFFASLDPLTVNDLVAAPTGPLLLGISGGSPGAGRP
- a CDS encoding WhiB family transcriptional regulator, whose product is MDWRHNAVCREEDPELFFPIGNTGPALLQIEEAKAVCRRCPVMEQCLQWALESGQDSGVWGGLSEDERRAMKRRAARNRARNATA
- a CDS encoding UBP-type zinc finger domain-containing protein; the encoded protein is MSECTHVPELPRPEPVPLAQTCPECLALGSHPVQLRLCLGCGHVGCCDSSPHRHATAHHRETGHPVMRSFEPGETWRWCFVDGSIV
- a CDS encoding N-acetylmuramoyl-L-alanine amidase, which produces MSAPLSADRFLSALRAEGLTVVEVGDWRTHNRNHKGPWGPVHGVMLHHTVTHGTAYTVRLCHDGHPDLPGPLCHGVITKDGRVHLVGHGRANHAGAGDSDVLAAVIAEKRLPPDQHANTDGNRHFYGFECENLGDGEDPWPAPQLDAMARASAALCRAHGWSARSVVGHLEWRPGKIDPKGFTMASMRDRITERLK
- a CDS encoding anti-sigma regulatory factor, translating into MSQIAGEPGTQDFVEVRLPAAGAYLSVLRTATAGLAARLDFTLDEIEDLRIAVDEACAILLQQAVPGSVLSCVFRLVDDSLEVTVSAPTTDGRAPERDTFAWTVLSALAGKVEATVEENKTVSISLYKQRGAGPGPA
- a CDS encoding RNA polymerase sigma factor SigF; this encodes MSGGEVPVRGGDRPRVGHEVDGGIPEQQHARPHPADTDAENGFLDSAERRAGPVSENQHDQTLPVQPPGAAATAPPAAPAADAPPEADTTEALRAPVFTAPAPLPDPRDRSGARALFIELRELPDGSPEKAELRNRLVRMHLPLVEHLARRFRNRGEPLDDLTQVATIGLIKSVDRFDPDRGVEFSTYATPTVVGEIKRHFRDKGWAVRVPRRLQELRLSLTTATAELSQQHGRSPTVHELAERLGISEEEVLEGLESANAYSTLSLDVPDTDDESPAVADTLGSEDEALEGVEYRESLKPLLEGLPPREKRILLLRFFGNMTQSQIAQEVGISQMHVSRLLARTLAQLREKLLVEE